A region of the Streptomyces durocortorensis genome:
AGAATCCGGTCCAGATCCTCCATCGAGGCGAACTCGACGACGATCTTGCCTTTTTTCTGGCCCAGATCAACCTTCACCCGGGTCTCGAAACGGTCGGACAGCCGGGTCGCCAGGTCGCTCAGCGCGGGGGACAGCCGCCCACCGGCCCGGGGACCCTTGGGCTTCGGCGAGCTCGCAGGGCGCGAGCCCATGAGCGTAACGATCTCCTCGACCGCACGCACCGAGAGACCCTCGGCGACGATGCGGTGCGCAAGGCGGTCCTGCTCCTCGGAGTCGTCCACGGAGAGCAAGGCACGGGCATGGCCGGCCGAAAGAACGCCTGCCGCGACCCGGCGCTGCACGGGCGGCGAGAGCCGCAGAAGTCGCAGCGTGTTGGAGACCTGGGGGCGGGACCTGCCGATCCGGTCTGCCAGCTGGTCATGCGTGCAGTTGAAGTCCTTGAGCAGCTGGTCGTACGCGGCTGCTTCCTCCAGCGGGTTCAGCTGAGCCCGGTGAAGGTTCTCCAGCAGCGCGTCCAGCAGCAGCTTCTCGTCGTCCGTGGCGCGGACGATGGTGGGAATCCGCTCCAGCCCCGCTTCACGGCAGGCCCTCCACCGACGCTCACCCATGATGAGCTCGTAGCGGTCCGGTCCGACCTTGCGTACGACGACCGGCTGGAGCAGGCCGACCTCCTTCACGGAGGTGACCAGCTCGGCGAGCGCGTCCTCGTCGAAGACCTCACGGGGCTGGCGGGGGTTCGGCGTGATCGCCCCGATCGGCAGCTCGGCGAAGTAGACGCCAGACGTCGACGCGTCCTGTTCGGACCGGTCCTCGGGGGCGGAGGCGGGCTCCGGCACCACGGGGGCGGACGGCAGCGCGGTCACCTTTGCGGCGGCCACCCCACGCTCCGACGTCAGAATCGACCCGGTGCCGGACGACGGCGAGCCGCCGGGCGCCGACACCTCCTTCTCCTGGGGTGCGGCCGGGATCAGTGCACCGAGTCCACGCCCCAGCCCTCTACGACGCTCACTCACTGGATGCCCTCCGAA
Encoded here:
- a CDS encoding ParB/RepB/Spo0J family partition protein, translating into MSERRRGLGRGLGALIPAAPQEKEVSAPGGSPSSGTGSILTSERGVAAAKVTALPSAPVVPEPASAPEDRSEQDASTSGVYFAELPIGAITPNPRQPREVFDEDALAELVTSVKEVGLLQPVVVRKVGPDRYELIMGERRWRACREAGLERIPTIVRATDDEKLLLDALLENLHRAQLNPLEEAAAYDQLLKDFNCTHDQLADRIGRSRPQVSNTLRLLRLSPPVQRRVAAGVLSAGHARALLSVDDSEEQDRLAHRIVAEGLSVRAVEEIVTLMGSRPASSPKPKGPRAGGRLSPALSDLATRLSDRFETRVKVDLGQKKGKIVVEFASMEDLDRILGSLAPGEGRVLENRLAEASEEDDEG